Below is a genomic region from Miscanthus floridulus cultivar M001 chromosome 1, ASM1932011v1, whole genome shotgun sequence.
ctccttcatcacttgatccacGATGATCTACGAGTCGCCTCGGATGTCGAgacgccgtgccccaagttcgatgacgacttgcaagccattgatgaggggctcgtactcggccacgttgttggaggcggcgaagtggagtcgcaccatgtagcgcatgtgtactccgaggcgcgagatgaagagcagacctacGCCTGCCCCAGTTTTCATTAGGGATTCGTCAAAGTACAGGGtctagcactccgtctgaatttgagctggtggtaattgggtgtctgtccactcagccacaaaattggccaagacctgagacttgatcgcttttcgaggcgcaaacatcaaggtttcccccataagctcgacggcccacttggctatcctgcctgaggcctcccggttatgaattatctcacccagggggaaagatgacactaCAGTCATTGGGTGagacttgaagtagtgacgcagcttgcgccgggccaagactatggcgtagaccaACTTCTGGACATGGGGGTAgcatgctttggtctcggagagcacctcgctgatgaaataaataggtcattgcatgggcagagcatgcccctcttcctgcctctctactactatggcagcgctgaccacttgggtcattgcagtgacgtagagtaagagggcctcgtccctggttgagggtaccaggacaggaggatttGCGAGCAGCACTTTGagcctgtcgagggcttcttcgacctcgggggtccaagaaaaatgctcggattttctcaagagttggtacagagataaacctttttcgccgaggcgtgagatgaagcggctcagggccgcaaggcatcccatgaccctctgtactcccttgaggtctctgattggtcccatgctagttatggccaagactttctctgggttggcctcaatgccgcgtttcgagactatgaaccccaagagcatgcctcgggggaccccgaacacacacttctcgggattgagcttgatgcccttctctctaaggcatttgaaggttatcctcaagtcatcgacgagatccttggcttttctggtcttgactatgatgtcgtctatgtaggcctcgatggtccgcccaatgttgtcgccaaagacctaggtcatgcatcgctggtatgtggcacctacgtttctgaggccgaaaggcatagtcacatagcagtccatgccgaatggtgtgatgaaagaagtcgcgagctggtctgactctttcatcttgatttgatggtaaccagaatatgcatcaaggaaagatagggtctcgcaccctacagtggaatcaatgatttgatcgattcaGGGTAATGGAAAGGgaacttttggacaggctttgttcaaactggtgtagtctatgcacatcctccatttcccatttttcttcctgactaacacggggttagccaaccactctgggtgggacacttctttgatgaatacggccgccaagagtttctgtatctcctcaccgatggccctatgcttttcctcgtcgaagcggcacaGGCGTTGCCTAGCCGGTCTAGATCTGGCCCagatgtccagggcatgctcggtGATCTCCCTCgatatgcccggcatgtctgagggactccatgcgaatatatCGGCATTcgcatggagaaagtcgacgagcacggcttcctatttgatgtcgagggtggcgctgatcctcagcgctcggtcgtcggggcaggcggggtcgactgggacgagtttgatggcttcCGCGGGCTCGAATGCCCCCgtgcgatgcttggagtcaggcgcctcgccactgagttggtcgacatgggcgatgagggtcttggcctctaCAAGAGCCTCagcatactcgatgcactcaacgtcgcagtcgtatgcatgttcgtacgtggactcaagcGTGATGATatcgctggggcctggcatcttgagcttgaggtaggtatagttggggactgccatgaacttggcgtagcacggccaccctaggatggcatggtaggctcccccgaacccgactacctcaaaggtaaggacttccttgcggtagttggagggggtgccgaagcagatgggaaggtcgatgcgcccgatgggtcgcatgcgcttccctggcatgatgccatggaagggtgcgatgttgcctcggagcctcgaccggtcgatctccaagagctccagggtattgacgtagaggatgttgaggccgctgcctctgtccatcaacaccttagagagtcaagtgttgccgatgatcgggccgacgaccagtgggtactgctcaggattcggaacatggtcagggtggtcatcttgatcgaaggtgattgcctcccgagaccagtcgaggtactagagggtggccaccttgatcgagaagacctctcggcgttccctcttgcactgccatgccataaggcacaccgagggtccaccgaagatcatgaaggcgttgcgtaccttgaggaacccgtcgtcctt
It encodes:
- the LOC136459865 gene encoding uncharacterized protein, translated to MAVPNYTYLKLKMPGPSDIITLESTYEHAYDCDVECIEYAEALVEAKTLIAHVDQLSGEAPDSKHRTGAFEPAEAIKLVPVDPACPDDRALRISATLDIK